In Gammaproteobacteria bacterium, the genomic stretch TGGCGGCGGAGCGGGGCGGTCGGGTGTACTATCCGCGACCCGAATTCTGCACAGACAACGGTGCAATGGTGGCGCTGACCGGTGCCCTGCGCATGCAATCCGGCGAACGGGACGATGTTGCGAGCCGCGTTCGCCCCCGCTGGCCGCTCGGCGAACTGTCCAGGCCGGACGACCGACGGCGTCCCAATCGAGTGCTGAAGCCATAGCCCCCCGTTCTCCGGCCCGCAGTGGTCAGATCCGGCCCTCCGTCCCCTCGATCAGGTGTCTTATGTTGCTTCGGTGGCGCCATATCACGATCAATGCAAGAATCATTGCGGTTACCGTGAGGGGAAGCGAATCGGTGATCACCCAGGCATATAAGGGTGTCAGCGCCATCGCCGTCAGGGCGGACAGGGACGAGATACGAGACAGGAATGCCATTCCCAGCCAGGTCGCCGCCCAGATCGCCCCGAGCAGCCAGTCGATCCCGAGCAGCACACCCAGGGCCGTGGCAACACCCTTCCCTCCCTTGAAGCCAAAGAAGATCGGGTACATGTGGCCGAGTACCGCGGCGAGAGCGACGGCGCCGAGGACCCCGTCGTCGACACCGAGATATCTTGCGAGGAGGACGGGAATGAGCCCCTTGAGCATGTCGCCGAGGAGAGTGAGGGCGGCAGCTGTTTTCCCACCGGTACGAAGCACATTGGTCGCACCGGGGTTCCCCGAGCCCTGCTCGCGAGGGTCCGGGAGTCTCATGATCCGGCAGGTGATGATCGCGCAAGACACTGAACCGAGCAGGTACCCGAGGACAATGAGCATGAAGTCGGTCGTCATGTTCCGGTTACCATAGCCTATAGAGACTAAGCGGTGCCTTTGGCAGATTTCCAGGATGAAGCAGGTACTTGTCGGTTTTCTGAAAGCGTTGTGCCGTAAAACGCGGTCAACTGGCGCCTATGCGTGGCAGACCCGTTTCGGGTGCCATCGCCAATGGGGTGGAGTCCTGCGCCGGGATGCTGCGGTCACGTGTGGAGCATGATAGCGGAGTCGATCCCGGCACGAAAACTTGCGGGTACCGGGTGTGATGCGAAGGGGATTGGTGTGGTGCTCTGGCAATGCGGATAACGGCGGCGGAAGCCCGATATCGTCTCGACAAACGCAGGCTGCGCCGCGGATTCGAGCGGGCCGCCAGGACCTACGACGAGGCCGCGGTGCTGCAGCGCGAGGTTGGTCGCCGTCTGCTCGATCGTCTGGACCTGATCAGGATTACCCCGGTGCGGATCCTCGATGCGGGCAGCGGCACGGGAGCGTTGACCCGTGGGCTTGCCGACCGGTACCGTCGCGCCCGGGTTGTGGCACTCGATATCGCCGAATCGATGTTGCGGCGGACCCGGCAGCGGTTTTCTTTTCTGCGCCGGGCGGAGGTCGTCTGCGGTGACGCCGAAGCGCTGCCCTTCGCTCCCGATGCCTTCGACCTCGTGTTCTCGAATCTCACCCTGCAGTGGTGCAACGATATCGGCAAGACGCTAGGCGATCTGCATCGTGTCGTGGCGCCCGAAGGCCTGTTGCTATTCAGTTCGCTCGGACCCGACACGCTGATGGAACTGCGCGAGAGCTGGCGAGCGGTCGACGACGACACCCACGTCAATACCTTCGCAGACATGCATGACGTGGGTGATCTCCTGCTTGCGGCGGGATTCTGCGACCCCGTCATGGATATGGAGAAGATCACGCTTACGTTCAGCGATCTGACCGACCTGATGCGCGATTTGAAGGCGATAGGGGCGTTCAATCACACCCGGGGGCGTTCGCGCGGACTGACAGGGAAAGGGCGCCTTGAGGCACT encodes the following:
- the plsY gene encoding glycerol-3-phosphate 1-O-acyltransferase PlsY, producing the protein MTTDFMLIVLGYLLGSVSCAIITCRIMRLPDPREQGSGNPGATNVLRTGGKTAAALTLLGDMLKGLIPVLLARYLGVDDGVLGAVALAAVLGHMYPIFFGFKGGKGVATALGVLLGIDWLLGAIWAATWLGMAFLSRISSLSALTAMALTPLYAWVITDSLPLTVTAMILALIVIWRHRSNIRHLIEGTEGRI
- the bioC gene encoding malonyl-ACP O-methyltransferase BioC — its product is MRITAAEARYRLDKRRLRRGFERAARTYDEAAVLQREVGRRLLDRLDLIRITPVRILDAGSGTGALTRGLADRYRRARVVALDIAESMLRRTRQRFSFLRRAEVVCGDAEALPFAPDAFDLVFSNLTLQWCNDIGKTLGDLHRVVAPEGLLLFSSLGPDTLMELRESWRAVDDDTHVNTFADMHDVGDLLLAAGFCDPVMDMEKITLTFSDLTDLMRDLKAIGAFNHTRGRSRGLTGKGRLEALKRGYDRYRDADGRLPATYEVVYGHAWAPRVSRRTSRAGGEI